In Microbacterium laevaniformans, a single window of DNA contains:
- the ileS gene encoding isoleucine--tRNA ligase, giving the protein MSYPRPSTNPAAGVTSPFGPAADVSPSPRFPAIERDVLDFWARDDTFRASIAQRDGAEEWVFYDGPPFANGLPHYGHLLTGYAKDLFPRFQTMRGKKVDRVFGWDTHGLPAELEAMKQLGITEKSEIEQMGIASFNAKARESVLEYTQQWEDYVTRQARWVDFERGYKTLDTGYMESVLWAFKELWDKGLAYEGHRVLPYCWRDETPLSNHELRMDDDVYKMRQDPSVTVTFPLVGVKAESLGLTGVRALAWTTTPWTLPTNLALAVGPDIEYVVVPGGPNGAADVPASGDDEGAAAHRYLLASDLLGGYAKDLGYENAAEAAEAVERTILGSELADVHYDRLFDYYADAEVWGTESAWRILVDDYVSTTDGTGIVHQAPAFGEDDQRITEAAGIPLIMSLDDGGRFLPQVGDVAGELWMDANRPLIRLLRAEGRLLREASYEHSYPHCWRCRNPLIYKAVSSWFVRVTAIKDRLIELNEQITWAPENVKHGQFGKWLEGARDWSISRNRFWGSPIPVWRSDNPEYPRVDVYGSLADLERDFGRLPRNAAGDIDLHRPFIDELTRPNPDDPTGASTMRRIEDVFDVWFDSGSMPYAQVHYPFENREWFDEHAPADFIVEYIGQTRGWFYVMHVLSGALFDRPAFTGVACHGIVLGSDGQKMSKSLRNYPDVSEVFDRDGSDAMRWFLMASSVLRGGNLIVTEEGIRAGVREFLLPLWNTWYFFATYANAAAPGGYQATWRTDSTNVLDRYILALTGDLVRGVAADLEQLDSTTATAKLRDFAEALTNWYVRRSRDRFWVGVTDDPASTDAFDTLYTVLETLTRVAAPLIPLISERVWQGLTGGRSVHLEDWPDADAFPTASDIRTAMDAVREVSSVANALRKKEGKRVRLPLPRLTVVVPDAEALAQFEDILRDELNVKAVELVELEASTAVDYGITHRLSVNARAAGPRLGKQVQQVIAAARAGEWTDADGSVVVGGIALEPGEYDLVLETAGRPDGEALAVLTGAGDRQGGFVLLDTTTTPELEAEGLARDIIRAVQDTRKAAGFDVSDRIRLQLLFSASEDAAAVAAAFATADVAGETLALDYAVVSPEGTALVGEGSVLAAAETIDADHTAVVAAGTYANTGDVTVAVTRIGASS; this is encoded by the coding sequence GCCGCCGGCGTCACGAGCCCCTTCGGGCCCGCCGCCGACGTGTCTCCGAGCCCGCGCTTTCCCGCGATCGAGCGCGACGTGCTCGACTTCTGGGCGCGCGACGACACCTTCCGCGCGTCGATCGCGCAGCGCGACGGCGCCGAGGAGTGGGTCTTCTACGACGGCCCGCCGTTCGCCAACGGACTGCCGCACTACGGACACCTGCTGACCGGATACGCGAAGGACCTCTTCCCGCGCTTCCAGACGATGCGGGGCAAGAAAGTCGACCGCGTCTTCGGCTGGGACACGCACGGCCTTCCCGCTGAGCTCGAGGCCATGAAGCAGCTCGGCATCACCGAGAAGAGCGAGATCGAGCAGATGGGGATCGCTTCCTTCAACGCGAAGGCCCGCGAGTCGGTGCTCGAGTACACGCAGCAATGGGAGGACTACGTCACCCGCCAGGCGCGCTGGGTCGACTTCGAACGCGGCTACAAGACGCTCGACACGGGCTACATGGAGTCGGTGCTCTGGGCGTTCAAGGAGCTCTGGGACAAGGGCCTCGCCTACGAGGGGCACCGCGTGCTGCCCTACTGCTGGCGGGATGAGACTCCTTTGTCGAACCACGAGCTGCGCATGGACGACGACGTCTACAAGATGCGGCAGGACCCCTCGGTCACCGTCACGTTCCCGCTCGTCGGCGTGAAGGCGGAGAGCCTGGGGCTCACCGGTGTCCGTGCCCTGGCGTGGACGACCACGCCCTGGACGCTGCCGACCAACCTCGCTCTGGCCGTCGGCCCCGACATCGAGTACGTCGTCGTGCCGGGCGGGCCGAACGGAGCGGCGGATGTCCCGGCATCCGGCGACGACGAGGGCGCGGCGGCACATCGCTACCTGCTCGCTTCCGATCTGCTCGGCGGTTATGCGAAGGATCTCGGATACGAGAACGCGGCCGAGGCGGCCGAAGCCGTGGAACGGACCATTCTCGGCAGCGAGCTCGCGGACGTGCATTACGACCGGCTCTTCGACTATTACGCGGATGCCGAGGTGTGGGGCACCGAGAGCGCCTGGCGCATCCTCGTCGACGACTACGTCAGCACGACCGACGGCACCGGCATCGTGCACCAGGCACCGGCGTTCGGTGAGGACGACCAGCGGATCACCGAGGCGGCCGGCATCCCGCTCATCATGAGCCTCGACGACGGCGGACGCTTCCTCCCGCAGGTCGGCGATGTCGCGGGCGAGCTGTGGATGGACGCCAACCGTCCGCTCATCCGTCTGCTGCGCGCCGAGGGTCGCCTGCTGCGCGAAGCCTCCTACGAGCACTCCTACCCGCACTGCTGGCGCTGCCGCAACCCTCTGATCTACAAGGCCGTCTCCAGCTGGTTCGTGCGCGTCACGGCGATCAAGGACCGTCTGATCGAACTGAACGAACAGATCACCTGGGCGCCGGAGAACGTCAAGCACGGCCAGTTCGGCAAGTGGCTCGAAGGCGCCCGCGACTGGTCCATCAGCCGCAACCGCTTCTGGGGCTCGCCGATCCCGGTCTGGCGCAGTGACAACCCGGAGTACCCGCGCGTGGACGTGTACGGGTCGCTCGCCGACCTGGAGCGCGACTTCGGCCGGCTCCCGCGCAATGCCGCCGGCGACATCGATCTGCACCGTCCCTTCATCGACGAGCTGACGCGCCCGAACCCGGACGATCCGACGGGTGCGAGCACCATGCGACGCATCGAGGACGTCTTCGACGTCTGGTTCGACTCGGGGTCGATGCCGTATGCCCAGGTGCACTACCCGTTCGAGAACCGGGAGTGGTTCGACGAGCACGCGCCGGCCGACTTCATCGTGGAGTACATCGGCCAGACGCGCGGCTGGTTCTACGTCATGCACGTCCTGTCCGGTGCCCTGTTCGACCGGCCAGCCTTCACGGGTGTCGCCTGCCACGGAATCGTGCTCGGAAGCGACGGGCAGAAGATGAGCAAGTCGCTGCGCAACTATCCGGATGTCAGCGAGGTGTTCGACCGCGACGGCTCCGACGCCATGCGGTGGTTCCTCATGGCGTCCTCGGTGCTGCGCGGCGGCAACCTCATCGTCACCGAGGAGGGGATCCGCGCCGGAGTGCGCGAGTTCCTGCTGCCGCTGTGGAACACGTGGTACTTCTTCGCGACGTACGCGAACGCCGCCGCCCCCGGGGGCTACCAGGCGACGTGGCGCACCGACTCGACGAACGTTCTGGACCGCTACATCCTCGCGCTGACCGGCGACCTCGTGCGCGGCGTCGCCGCCGACCTGGAGCAGCTGGATTCGACGACGGCCACGGCGAAGCTCCGCGACTTCGCCGAGGCGCTGACCAACTGGTACGTCCGCCGATCGCGCGACCGCTTCTGGGTGGGGGTGACTGACGACCCGGCATCCACCGACGCGTTCGACACGCTCTACACGGTGCTCGAGACGTTGACGCGCGTCGCCGCGCCGTTGATCCCGCTGATCTCCGAGCGCGTGTGGCAGGGCCTGACCGGTGGTCGCAGCGTGCACCTGGAGGACTGGCCGGACGCCGACGCGTTCCCGACGGCATCCGACATCCGCACCGCGATGGACGCCGTCCGTGAGGTCTCGAGCGTCGCGAACGCCCTCCGCAAGAAGGAGGGCAAACGCGTGCGCCTGCCCCTGCCGCGGCTCACGGTCGTGGTGCCGGACGCCGAGGCGCTCGCACAGTTCGAGGACATTCTGCGCGACGAGCTCAACGTGAAGGCCGTGGAGCTCGTCGAGCTCGAGGCGAGCACGGCGGTCGACTACGGCATCACGCACCGCCTGTCGGTCAACGCCCGCGCCGCCGGTCCCCGCCTGGGCAAGCAGGTGCAGCAGGTGATCGCCGCCGCCCGCGCAGGGGAGTGGACGGACGCCGACGGCTCTGTCGTCGTCGGCGGGATCGCCCTGGAGCCGGGGGAGTACGACCTCGTGCTCGAGACCGCCGGACGCCCCGACGGCGAGGCGCTCGCGGTGCTGACGGGTGCGGGAGACCGCCAGGGCGGCTTCGTGCTGCTCGACACCACCACGACGCCCGAGCTCGAAGCCGAGGGTCTCGCGCGCGACATCATCCGCGCCGTGCAGGATACCCGCAAGGCCGCCGGCTTCGACGTGAGCGACCGCATCCGCCTGCAGCTGCTGTTCTCCGCATCGGAGGATGCCGCGGCCGTCGCGGCCGCCTTCGCCACCGCGGACGTCGCGGGCGAGACACTCGCCCTCGACTACGCGGTCGTCTCACCCGAGGGCACCGCGCTCGTCGGAGAGGGATCGGTGTTGGCTGCCGCCGAGACGATCGACGCCGATCACACGGCGGTGGTCGCCGCCGGCACGTACGCCAACACCGGCGACGTCACCGTTGCCGTGACCCGGATCGGAGCGTCCTCGTGA